The following proteins are co-located in the Camelina sativa cultivar DH55 chromosome 12, Cs, whole genome shotgun sequence genome:
- the LOC104732209 gene encoding gamma-interferon-inducible-lysosomal thiol reductase-like yields MVSPSLTKLVFVACFVLFTFSDKLVAEESDKVQLYLYYESLCPGCQMFIVDGLVKFFDSDLDTITDVKLVPFGNAKVSDNMTVTCQHGEEECKLNAFEACAIKILTNPKSQYTFIRCVENDTEHFQQECFQGFGDEKDVNDCYNSDLSKKLILENAKQTMSLKPKHVFVPWVTLNGKPLYDKLDDLVSQVCNTYKGKAPLPKQCNPSALSEKKTTSKLQFSYANGAIKY; encoded by the exons atgGTTTCTCCTTCTTTAACCAAGCTAGTCTTCGTAGCTTGCTTTGTTCTGTTCACATTCTCAGACAAACTCGTGGCTGAAGAATCCGACAAAGTTCAGCTCTATCTTTACTACGAATCACTTTGCCCCGGTTGTCAGATGTTCATCGTCGATGGCCTAGTCAAATTCTTTGACTCCGATCTTGACACGATCACCGATGTGAAGCTCGTTCCATTCGGTAATGCTAAAGTCTCCGATAACATGACCGTCACTTGCCAG CATGGTGAAGAGGAATGCAAACTTAACGCCTTTGAAGCTTGTGCTATAAAGATTTTGACTAACCCG AAATCGCAGTACACGTTCATAAGGTGCGTTGAAAACGATACGGAACACTTTCAACAAGAATGTTTCCAAGGCTTTGGAGATGAGAAAGACGTCAATGATTGTTACAACAGTGATCTCTCTAAAAAG CTCATACTTGAGAACGCAAAACAGACCATGAGTTTGAAGCCGAAACATGTATTCGTACCATGGGTCACACTCAACGGCAAACCACTCTATGAC AAGCTAGATGATTTGGTGTCCCAGGTCTGCAACACGTACAAAGGAAAGGCTCCACTCCCCAAACAATGCAATCCCTCTGCTTTGTCTGAGAAGAAGACTACGTCAAAGCTTCAGTTCTCCTATGCCAATGGTGCTATCAAGTACTAA
- the LOC109127969 gene encoding uncharacterized protein At3g60930, chloroplastic-like, protein MSGSCEEYLNERSSTGSSEASPSVQAADLPNSRVSAESSRLHRRSRRVQSRNRSPEPRVDPEFLVSSGVPVKPEADDPSPDRVGCPDSPHSRDEARSAHSSNIVSLDDEIEIGEGTDYLDAPFDSEKSLCDADSLSAMTDFCNSPRRVYVVCPTPEERVFKCPDGYISLYEPFFTKEGLRFLIPAFLMEYCWRRQIAITQLTVHTIRNMVGLKHLADQCGINLTAYFVEDMMRFTRQKGFNGIWYASATPGYKLMDHPPSKTHTGLNRYFYAKVDDALVEDTSIGFKTEWNLSHDLVDKSADPPTPDFFEVNDLLRRQTVLDWRTIPQLDQTRGRKPSKGGSSQAKMVKMGVPKYSGRPVSKKKNAAEEKELQLALKRSMVDHSSIQSSHVGGASGSRSSDGNKSSRDKGKITDAVRRDKDIVPIDLMVEKDRSSAKRFRLVLMGSLCLKGLGPPRWIRRTRVSNLPTLSTSVM, encoded by the exons ATGTCGGGTTCTTGTGAGGAATATTTAAACGAGCGCTCATCTACTGGCTCTTCTGAGGCTAGCCCGTCAGTGCAGGCTGCCGATTTGCCTAATTCCAGAGTCTCGGCAGAATCGTCTAGGCTTCATAGACGAAGTAGGAGAGTACAGTCGCGGAATCGTTCTCCGGAACCTAGGGTTGACCCGGAATTTCTTGTGTCTTCCGGAGTTCCGGTCAAACCAGAGGCGGACGATCCTAGTCCTGATCGAGTGGGCTGCCCTGATTCGCCTCACTCTCGCGATGAAGCCAGATCTGCTCATTCGTCCAACATTGTCTCTCTTGACGACGAGATCGAGATTGGTGAAGGGACTGATTATCTGGACGCGCCTTTTGACTCGGAGAAGTCACTCTGTGATGCCGATTCTCTCTCTGCTATGACTGACTTTTGTAATTCTCCCCGGCGCGTTTATGTTGTATGTCCGACTCCTGAGGAGCGTGTATTTAAGTGCCCTGATGGGTATATTAGTTTATACGAACCGTTTTTTACAAAGGAAGGCCTTCGTTTCCTGATTCCAGCCTTCCTGATGGAATATTGTTGGCGCCGTCAGATTGCCATTACGCAGCTCACCGTTCATACAATCCGTAACATGGTCGGTCTTAAACACCTTGCTGACCAATGCGGGATCAATCTGACTGCTTATTTTGTCGAGGACATGATGCGTTTCACTAGGCAGAAGGGGTTTAACGGAATTTGGTATGCTAGTGCGACGCCCGGATATAAGCTGATGGACCATCCGCCGTCGAAAACCCACACCGGACTGAACAGATATTTCTACGCTAAGGTTGACGATGCCCTGGTAGAGGATACGTCAATAGGTTTTAAGACTGAGTGGAATTTGTCCCATG ATTTGGTTGATAAGTCTGCCGATCCACCGACTCCAGATTTCTTTGAGGTTAACGATCTTTTAAGGAGGCAAACGGTTCTTGACTGGAGGACTATTCCGCAGCTAGACCAAACTAGGGGCAGGAAACCATCAAAAG GAGGTTCGAGTCAAGCAAAGATGGTGAAAATGGGTGTTCCCAAGTACTCCGGCAGGCCAGTCTCGAAAAAGAAGAATGCCGCGGAAGAGAAGGAACTGCAGTTGGCTCTGAAGAGGAGTATGGTTGACCACTCGTCCATTCAGAGTTCTCACGTTGGAGGTGCCTCGGGTAGCCGATCTTcagatggtaacaagtcttcgCGGGACAAGGGGAAGATCACTGACGCTGTTCGGCGAGATAAGGATATTGTCCCTATCGATCTCATGGTTGAAAAGGATCGCTCTTCGGCAAAGAGGTTCCGGCTAGTTTTGATGGGGTCGTTGTGTTTAAAAGGCCTAGGACCTCCTCGCTGGATCCGAAGGACAAGGGTGTCCAACCTTCCTACTCTCTCCACTTCTGTTATGTGA